From Drosophila yakuba strain Tai18E2 chromosome 2L, Prin_Dyak_Tai18E2_2.1, whole genome shotgun sequence, one genomic window encodes:
- the LOC6527680 gene encoding uncharacterized protein LOC6527680, which produces MQTIYNPYSFLPSNVKMKYLCLLLLATSVSCRFTDDFYQLLAKKNANKNLISSPLSVEIALSMAYMGARGKTAQEMRQVLKLPEDKKQVAAKYKDLLTELEGREKVAILSLANRIYVNNKFELVPGYNQIVKDSFKAEAEAISVADPNKAASIVNKWVDNQTGGKIRDIVEAKDMSDMVLIILNAIYFKGQWAFIFNPKFTKKEDFRISDQKSVPVEMMSHIGSFKAAHIRELSAKVIELPYRNSSLSMVIYLPDRIDGLPELEKKIAGFPLNLRHTKVSLRLPKFKIEFSDDLIDPLKEMGIQDAFRRSADFNDLVVETKTKVESVVHKALIEVNEEGAEAAAATKIVVYPLSAHPIWMDFNVDHPFAYVIRDEKTIYFQGHFVNPKSGNSFLTSNANMKYLCLLLLATSVSCRFTDDFYQLLAKKNANKNLISSPLSVEIALSMAYMGARGKTAQEMRQVLKLPEDKKQVAAKYKDLLTELEGREKVAILSLANRIYVNNNFELVPGYNQIVKDSFKAEAEAISVADPNKAASIVNKWVDNQTGGKIRDIVEAKDMSDMILIILNAIYFKGQWAFIFNPKFTQKEDFRISDQKSVPVEMMSHIGSFNAAYISELSAKVIELPYRNSSLSMVIYLPDRIDGLPELEKKIPGFPLNLRHTKVGLRLPKFKIEFSDDLIDQLKEMGIQDAFRRSADFNDLVVKTEAQVGSVVHKAFIEVNEEGAEAAAVTQIGIGVLISALPALSLMYFNVDHPFAYVIRDRRNIYFQGHFVNPE; this is translated from the exons GTCTGCTCCTTTTGGCCACGTCGGTGTCTTGCCGCTTCACCGACGACTTCTACcagcttttggccaagaagaATGCCAACAAGAATCTCATTTCCTCGCCCCTTTCCGTCGAAATCGCACTGAGCATGGCCTACATGGGAGCCAGGGGAAAAACAGCCCAAGAAATGAGGCAAGTGTTGAAACTGCCCGAGGACAAAAAGCAAGTGGCAGCCAAGTACAAGGATCTTCTGACGGAGCTCGAAGGTCGCGAGAAGGTAGCCATTCTAAGTCTGGCAAACCGCATATACGTGAACAATAAGTTCGAACTAGTACCAGGGTACAATCAGATAGTGAAGGATTCCTTTAAGGCTGAGGCGGAGGCAATCAGCGTTGCTGATCCCAACAAAGCTGCTTCAATTGTCAATAAGTGGGTAGATAATCAGACCGGTGGTAAAATCAGAGACATAGTTGAAGCCAAGGACATGAGTGATATGGTTTTGATCATCTTAAATGCCATTTACTTTAAAGGCCAGTGGGCGTTTATATTTAATCCCAAGTTTACAAAGAAGGAAGATTTCCGCATTTCGGATCAAAAGAGTGTTCCTGTCGAGATGATGTCACACATAGGATCATTTAAGGCTGCACATATTAGAGAACTAAGCGCCAAGGTTATTGAGCTGCCCTACAGAAATTCAAGCCTCTCTATGGTCATCTATCTACCGGATAGGATCGATGGACTACCGGAGTTGGAGAAAAAGATCGCTGGATTCCCCCTGAACCTTCGCCACACTAAAGTGTCTTTAAGGCTGCCCAAGTTCAAAATTGAATTCTCAGATGATCTAATCGATCCACTTAAAGAG ATGGGCATTCAAGATGCGTTCCGAAGGTCGGCTGACTTCAATGATCTGGTCGTGGAGACTAAGACTAAAGTGGAGAGCGTCGTTCATAAGGCGCTCATAGAGGTTAATGAAGAAGGTGCCGAAGCAGCGGCCGCAACAAAAATAGTAGTTTATCCTTTGAGTGCTCATCCGATATGGATGGATTTTAATGTCGATCATCCATTTGCATATGTCATTCGCGATGAAAAGACCATTTATTTTCAGGGCCACTTCGTGAATCCGAAA TCTGGTAATTCGTTCTTAACTTCAAACGCTAATATGAAGTATTTGT GTCTGCTCCTTTTGGCCACGTCGGTGTCTTGCCGCTTCACCGACGACTTCTACcagcttttggccaagaagaATGCCAACAAGAATCTCATTTCCTCGCCCCTTTCCGTCGAAATCGCACTGAGCATGGCCTACATGGGAGCCAGGGGAAAAACAGCCCAAGAAATGAGGCAAGTGTTGAAACTGCCCGAGGACAAAAAGCAAGTGGCAGCCAAGTACAAGGATCTTCTGACGGAGCTCGAAGGTCGCGAGAAGGTAGCCATTCTAAGTCTGGCAAACCGCATATACGTGAACAATAACTTCGAACTAGTACCAGGGTACAATCAGATAGTGAAGGATTCCTTTAAGGCTGAGGCGGAGGCAATCAGCGTTGCTGATCCCAACAAAGCTGCTTCAATTGTCAATAAGTGGGTAGATAATCAGACCGGTGGTAAAATCAGAGACATAGTTGAAGCCAAGGACATGAGTGATATGATTTTGATCATCTTAAATGCCATTTACTTTAAAGGCCAGTGGGCGTTTATATTTAATCCCAAGTTTACACAGAAGGAAGATTTCCGCATTTCGGATCAAAAGAGTGTTCCTGTCGAGATGATGTCACACATAGGATCATTTAATGCTGCATATATTAGCGAATTAAGTGCCAAGGTTATCGAGCTGCCCTACAGAAATTCAAGCCTCTCTATGGTCATCTATCTACCGGATAGGATCGATGGACTACCGGAGTTGGAGAAAAAGATCCCTGGATTCCCCCTGAACCTTCGCCACACTAAAGTGGGTTTAAGGCTGCCCAAGTTCAAAATTGAATTCTCCGATGATCTAATCGATCAACTTAAAGAG ATGGGCATTCAAGATGCGTTCCGAAGGTCGGCTGACTTCAATGATCTGGTCGTGAAGACTGAGGCTCAAGTGGGGAGCGTCGTTCATAAGGCGTTCATAGAGGTTAATGAAGAAGGTGCCGAAGCAGCGGCCGTAACACAAATAGGAATAGGAGTGCTGATAAGTGCATTGCCGGCTCTATCACTTATGTATTTTAATGTCGATCATCCATTTGCATATGTCATTCGCGATCgaagaaacatttattttcagGGCCACTTTGTGAATCCAGAATGA